ATGATGCTGCCCTGGGCGCAAAAGCTTATTGCCAAGAACGCAGCACTGTTCCAACCACCTGTTATGTGAATATGGTGACCTGTAAGAATCTTAATGCCCAACCCTAAAGGAGAAGATTATTTTGTTTTGCATTGGTTTAACAGGCAATATAGGCAGCGGCAAGTCAACGGTTGCAGCGTTGTTTGCAAAGCTTGGCATTGATGTTATTAGTGCGGATACGATTGCAAAAAAGCTAACACAGCAAGGTCAACCGGCGTTCTATAAAATTATCGAGCATTTTGGAGACACCATTAAAGAGGAATCCGGGAATATCAATCGTCGTCAGTTACGACAATTGGTCTTTGACAAACCCAAAGAAAGACAATGGCTGGAAAATCTATTGCACCCTTTAATACGCCAAGAAATTGCTCGTGAAATCAATTATTGCCAAAGTCCTTATTGCATCATTGAAATTCCTCTGCTCCCTGATAAAAAAGATTATCCTTATCTTGACCGTATTTTATTTATTCAAGCAGATAAAGAAATCCAAATCGCAAGACTTATTGCAAGAGATCAGTGTACTCGACAAGAAGCCCAGACCATCTTGACAACTCAAGCAGCCACCGAAAAACATTTGCAGATAGCCGATGATGTATTAATTAACAACGGCAGCCTGCAACAATTAAAAAATCAGATCGAGACTCTGCACCAACGCTATATTACCGAGTATACGTAATTATGGAAAAAAGAAAATTACTATATTTAGGCATTCTTTAACGCAACTTTATTAATTAAAGACAAGATTCTTCGTCGCTTTACCCCAGGCTCATCAGGATTAAATGCTTGCCAGTGCCATTGAGGAATTTCACAATTTTTTTGAATAAACAGCTGATTTAAATGCTGAATAAGTGCCTCTTTGTCCATCACATTCGGATAAACCTGAATGCTGAATTGACCCATATCATGTTGACATATCCGATAATCTTCAAAATCAACACCACTGCTTGTCATCCGCTGACGAATGACATCGGCAAACAAAGGAATTTCTTTATTTCCTTGTTTTGCAAAACAAACATCCCCTAATCGTCCTTCAATGGCATCGAGTTCCGTAAAAATCGACGTTGAATTTTTGGTAACCAACACATCATCAAGACGATAACGGATGATTGGCTGCGTTGTCCGCATTAAATCGGTAATGACTGGCACAAATCGTTTCTCATCCAGCCATTCTTTTTCAATAATGAGAAATTCTTCATTCATCACCAAATGATTCGACTTGTTATCACTGATGGCAAGAAATCCCTCTGTACACTGATAAATTTGTGAGATTTTACAACTAAAACAATGAGATAACTGTTCTTCCTCCTCTTTTTCCAACACTTCAGCAACAGAAAATATTTTTTTAGGCCTGATCTTTAATCGATATCGTTGGCTTGCAAGCATCAGCAAAACACTGGCCGGGGCCGAGAGTATGGTCGGCTGAATTTGATTTAATCGCTGGAGATGCTCATCAAAATCCATCAATAAATCAAAAAATAAACTGAATGTTTTTGCTTTTATTCAACGTTGTATACAAACGGTTATTCGCCCGCAAAAAAAAGGCAACACGCTCTTTTGCCCATATCCCATTAGGCATTGCCTTAGCAAGCATGATGCCTGCCCATGCATCGCGCTCCTTCGCACTGGCCAGAAAAAGCCCTCTGTTTCCTGATGTTCCAGAAGACAGGCCAACAGCAATATTGGTCAGCATAGGAGAAAAATCACGTGTATGCTCTGCCTGCAAGGCAACCTCTAATGCGTCCCTTTTTTTGATATGGACCGTATTAATTTCATCAAAATGTTCCATCATGATTTTTTTATTGATGACAGGCCATTGATGCAACGGTTTATCCAGATAATTCTGATAAAAAGGTGAGTATTTTAATGTATGCTTAACCAGCCTTTTGAATTGTTTTTCCTGATAATGACGCAATTGAGCTCGAGTTTTTAAACGACCTCTTAAAGAGTTCGCCTTAAAATAATAATAAAGAACTCGAGGTATCATCACATATTTCCTTGTATCTCTCTTCGGGCATGCGTGCAATGCGCAGGAATCATGCGAATTGCCTTATTCTGCTGATACAGAGCATGCAAATTTTGAATCGTCTTCCGGTAAGCCATTCGGTCATGATGAACCAAATAGGTTAGCTCACTGGGATAAACCAATGTTTGAAATGTTTCCTGATGCCAGCAGCTGTCTGCGATTAAAAAAGTATCGTTTATTGATTTAAAATATAACCCAATATGGCCCGGCGCGTGTCCAGGTAGAGAAATAGCCATTAACCGACCATCATTAAACACATCAAACCCCAAAGAAAATGGAGCAAGGTTTGCATCAAGCTTGACTTCATTTTCCAAAAAAATTAAGCGTTCATAAAAATCAGATGGCAGTAAGCCTGGCAAAAACCCTTTAATCAAAGCGGACCAGCCCTTTTTATGGCGAATCGCATCGACAGCCTCTCGATGACAAATAAACTGGGCTTGAGGAAAATCACACAACCCACCAATATGATCTGCATGAAAATGCGAAATGATGACGTAACGAATGGCTTCCGATGAAATACCCTTGTCAGCTAATTGCTCTTTTAATGATTTTTTCAAAAAACAGGTGTTAAACGCCGGTATAAAGAGGCAGGAAATTTTTTGGTCAAATGATAAAATTTCTGCGTATAACCGGTATCAAATAAAATATAGCCTCGTTCAGGATGATTTATAAGAGCGCAAAGTGCTGGATATTCGCACTGTTTAAATCGCCCAGTCGTTAAAGTCATCCGTTCACAATGTTTACAAAAACCGGCCTCAAACAACTGATAAGTAATCGTCATGACTGATACCATTGAGCAAACAATTGCATGCCTTCATCGAGCGTTATTTTGGGACGATAACCTAAATCATTTTTTGCTGCCTCTATATTTAACGTTTGCCCTAACGCCAGGACAGCAGCACTGTATTGAGTTAATCGTGGTTCTGATTTCAATAAAAACAAGCGATGTAGCTTCTCCAAAATATACGCCATGGATTTCGCTAATGAATAGGGAACGCATTTAACATTCAATGGTCGTTGCAATGCAGCATATAAAGCAGAAAGAATACTGATTAAAGATCGAGGCTCATCATTGGTAATATTATATTTTTTCCCACAAAACTGTTCTTTAGCTTGGGCCGCCAAAATAAGGCTATCCACTACATTGTCCACGTAAGTAATATCGATCACATTGTCTCCTGTCCCAACTATTGGCAAAATTCCATGTTTTTCAGCGTTTAACAATCTTGGTAAAATGGCACGATCATACGGTCCAAAGATAGCTCGGGGACGCACCGTAATAACATTAAGCTTGTTTTCCTGCCAAGCTTTATCCACCAGTGATTCTGCTAATAATTTGGTTTTTATATAGTGATTGGCAGGCCGCAAAGGTAAAACTGCATCCTCTTTGACGTCATGTTTTTCAATAAAATCAAAATAAATACTGGGAGTAGAAACATGCACAAGACGCCTACCAGGTGGCGTTACGGCAATGACGTGTTGGGTACCCACCACGTTCGCCTGATAAAAATCTTTATATTTCCCCCAGGGACTCGAGAAAGCCGCACAATGAAAAATAACATCCGCACGACGCACTGTCGTTGCTAACCGCGCTCTTTCATGTAAGTCCAAGGCATGGAATGTTGCTCCCATGCCCGTAAGGATATGCCCCAATTGTTTATTTCGTCCAATCGCAATGACTTCATGCCCCTCTTGCACCAAACGCCGGGTCAAATTTAGTCCCAGACAACCGGTTGCTCCCGTTACGACATACCTCATGTTAATACTCCAGGATCATCCCAGCCGCTGATAATCCTGCACCGGTACCCAGTAAATAGACCAGTTGTCCTCGTTGTATTTTTCCGGTTTGCACCAGATGATAAAACGCAGACGGGATGGAAGCAGCCATTTGATTGCCATGAGTTGCATAAATATCGACAAATTTTTCTTCAGAAATGTTAAGCCGCTTTCTTAAATGATGCATGGCAAGCATACTGGCTTGATGTGGAACCACCCAATCAATGTCAGCAAGCGTTACACCAATTTGGCTCAGTAAGCATTCATGAAGCTCAACCACCAGATGGGTAGCTAATTTAAATACTTTTTTCCCATCCATCGCAAACAAACCATATTTCCTATCATAGTCTGAAGCCGGTGGAATTCGTGTTCCTCCAGCTTCAACCTGACAAAAGCTGGCTCCTGCACTATACGTTCTCATATGACTTGCTAGAATTCGACTCGAACCATCACTTTGCTCAAGGATACAAGCTGCTGCCCCGTCACCAAAAATAGTACAACTTTCCATGTCTTGCCAATTTAATCCTGCCGATGGAATATCGCTGGCAACAATTAATACCCGTTTAAACCGTCCACCAGCAATCAAATAAGACGCAGTATCCAGCGCCGTTAAAAAGCTTAAGCAGGTGCTATTAATATCAAAACAAGGAATACCAGACTGTTCAAGACCAAGCTTTTTTTGTATTAAAGCGGCTGAGCATGGGAGTAATTGTTCACCTGCACCGCAGGCACCAATAATCGCATCGAGTTCGAATAACTCTATTTTAGCCTGTTTAATTGCAGCCAGAGCTGCTTGAGCAGCCATAAAAGACGTGGTTTCATGCTCTTGTGCAAAATGGCGGGAAACAAGTCCTGATTTTTTTTCGACACTTCCTCTTGCAAGACCAAGTTTTTGATCTAATTCCACAGACAGGATTTTATTTACAGGCAAATATTGCCCCATTCCAGTTATTTTTACGGCAGGCATGAAACGCTTCCCAAGCACAAAAGAACATTTATTATACTTCGAGTATACTTTATAATCAATAAGATTGATTTTGTTTCTATTTGGTTTCTATTTTTAATGGATGATAAAACAGAGGGCTCTATCATGCATTCAATTTTTCTTGCGATCAATATGAGCAAATGTTAATCTTATAGGCTATTAATTGGACTAATAACTTTTTTATGAAGATATTGACTGTACTAGACAGCTATCCACCAGACCTAAACGGAGGGGCCTACTTTACTCATCGCCTGGCTAAATCATTACAAGCAAGAGGACATGACGTTTTAGTCTTATGCCCATCGAGAAGCTTAAAACAAGGCTACACTACCTATGATGGGGTTCCACTTTGTACCATACGCTCATGGCCAATTCCGAACTATAAGAATTTTCGGGTCTGCTGGCCTATTTTTATTAAACGTCATATCATCAAGGCCATCCTAAACTTTAAACCCGATGTGGTCCACTTACAAGGAAAGTTTTTCCTGGGTGGATTATGT
This genomic interval from Legionella oakridgensis ATCC 33761 = DSM 21215 contains the following:
- a CDS encoding NAD-dependent epimerase/dehydratase family protein yields the protein MRYVVTGATGCLGLNLTRRLVQEGHEVIAIGRNKQLGHILTGMGATFHALDLHERARLATTVRRADVIFHCAAFSSPWGKYKDFYQANVVGTQHVIAVTPPGRRLVHVSTPSIYFDFIEKHDVKEDAVLPLRPANHYIKTKLLAESLVDKAWQENKLNVITVRPRAIFGPYDRAILPRLLNAEKHGILPIVGTGDNVIDITYVDNVVDSLILAAQAKEQFCGKKYNITNDEPRSLISILSALYAALQRPLNVKCVPYSLAKSMAYILEKLHRLFLLKSEPRLTQYSAAVLALGQTLNIEAAKNDLGYRPKITLDEGMQLFAQWYQS
- a CDS encoding beta-ketoacyl-ACP synthase III yields the protein MPAVKITGMGQYLPVNKILSVELDQKLGLARGSVEKKSGLVSRHFAQEHETTSFMAAQAALAAIKQAKIELFELDAIIGACGAGEQLLPCSAALIQKKLGLEQSGIPCFDINSTCLSFLTALDTASYLIAGGRFKRVLIVASDIPSAGLNWQDMESCTIFGDGAAACILEQSDGSSRILASHMRTYSAGASFCQVEAGGTRIPPASDYDRKYGLFAMDGKKVFKLATHLVVELHECLLSQIGVTLADIDWVVPHQASMLAMHHLRKRLNISEEKFVDIYATHGNQMAASIPSAFYHLVQTGKIQRGQLVYLLGTGAGLSAAGMILEY
- the coaE gene encoding dephospho-CoA kinase (Dephospho-CoA kinase (CoaE) performs the final step in coenzyme A biosynthesis.), producing MFCIGLTGNIGSGKSTVAALFAKLGIDVISADTIAKKLTQQGQPAFYKIIEHFGDTIKEESGNINRRQLRQLVFDKPKERQWLENLLHPLIRQEIAREINYCQSPYCIIEIPLLPDKKDYPYLDRILFIQADKEIQIARLIARDQCTRQEAQTILTTQAATEKHLQIADDVLINNGSLQQLKNQIETLHQRYITEYT